The DNA region TTAAGCTCCTCCTCAAGTTCCTTAAGATTCCTTTTCgtatttgcttcttcttcttttgctgCTTGCACCTCATTTTCCTTGAGACTAAGCAAACTCTCCACCTTGCTAAGCTCTCCCTGCACACATAACGTTTCATCTTCCGATTTCTTCACACAAGCCATCAAATGAAGCTCTCGCTGTTCCCACTCAGTCTTCGAACTGGCAATCTCATCTTGAGTCTTTTCTAAACTATTCTTCAAGCTATCCATTTCGTTTCTTGCATCTTCAAGCATTCTTTCATACTTCTCATTCGTCTCTTTTGCAGCCGACTTCAAACTCTCAATCTGTGTTGCGCAATGTTCAAGCTCTGCTTGACATGTCAAGAGCCTCTCCTTAGCTTCCCTTGCTTCCACAGATACTTCCTGCAACTCTAAAATTAAGCTTTCCATAGCTTTCTtggtttcctcttcttccttcttaAAGTTCTCCAACTCTGTAGCAAGTTCAGTTTTTTCATTCAGTAAGTTCTGAATATGTGATGTTGTAGTCTTTTCATTGTCCAAAGCTTCTTCTTGGGCGGTTGCAAGGTCAGATTTGACTGACTCAACAAGCTTTTCAAGCTTAGAAGTCTCTTCGTTTAAACTGCAAACTTGGCGTTGAGATTCCTGAAGATCTTTTTCCTGCCTAGCAATCGTCATCACCATGGATTCAGTTTTTTCTTTCAACGCAGCATTGTCCAACTCTGCCTCATGAAGCGCATGACTCTTTTCCCCCAGCTGCTTCGTAGCTGAATCTAAAGACTCTGAAGCAGACATCTTCAACTTGTTTGACTCTTCAACTTGTTTCTCAAGTTCTCCAACCTTGTTCTTCAACTCAGCTGCTAAGCTATTAGCACGTGATTCAACGATCTTAGCAGCTTCGAGGTCAACGTGGAGCTGCTCAATAGACGCTTCTTGATCCTTCAACTTACTCTCTAAGATGCTAACATTCTCAAGCTCCCCTCTCAACAACTCAATTTCTGATTTCAGTTTAGACACAACCTCATCGCCTTCAGTAGCCTTCCTTTGTTCCTCAGAACTAACCAATGCCTTTAACTGGCTTAACTGAGAAGAAAGAACCTCCACCTTCTCTGCCTGCATCTCAGCGATCTTGGTTGCTTCCTCGGCGTGACTCAGCGCCTGGTTTTTAGCGTCAGCAGTTATAGCCAGCTCTTGTTGAACCCTGTGAAGCTCTTCAGTGGTGGAGAGAAGAGCTGAGATGTCCAAAGCGTGCTGGCTTCTTATAGACTCGACCTCTTTCTTCCAGGAGATTTCCTTTTCGTGAACCGCTTCAACCTCGGAACTCTCCTTAGCTGCTTCTCTGAGTTTCTCATTTGCTTCTTCGTTTAGTTTCTCAAAACTTTTAAGATCATCAAGAGCTTGTGCTTTATCTTTCTTGAGCAATGCTATTTGCTCATTAGCTTTCCTCAAATCCTCCTGAATCTGTTTCAGTTGTGACTGTAGCTCAAGTCCCTTCCCTAACCGTGATTGAGACTTCTGAAAtggcattaaaaaaaaaacttatgatcAGTCTCTATAACCACCTAGTAGTAATATAGTCTTTCCAAAACTggaataaatagtaatatagtCTTTCCAAAActagaattaaaaaaaagagagaagctCCAAGTAGGTTATGACTTGCCTCAGGAGGAGTAGGAACTCTTGCAGTGCGACGATCAGGAGTAGGCTTGGAGTTAACAGACTGTGGGGAACGGTCTAGTGAGAGACGAGTGGTGTGCAGAGAAGATGAGGAGGAACTGGCATCGGATTTAGGCCCTGATGATCTAGTCAGTCTTTGTGGTGGAGGAGATGGTTTACTACGAGGAGTCTCCATTAAACCAGTTCTACAACAAAGAAAAAGGTATTATAAGTACACATCAGTGAACAAAACTCCATTTTTCTATGGATCTAAACTTAAGTAAGTGAAACAAGTTTCAAGCTTCATGGTTTGTTTGCTAGTGACAATGATCCATCTCACTTTAGAGATCTAATtttcaaataatcaaatttaaaaaaaaagcatcTAAACACTTTTCCTAAATACAAGGGAATGATCTGACAAAGTGAAAGAACATATCAGTGAATGAATTcagaagagaaaacaaagatgCTCAGAGAAAGTGACCCACATGTTGAATCTAACAGACACAACTAGTTTGGTTttccgacaaaaaaaaacagaagacaGCATCTCAGATCCAAGTTAAACTGGTTTGCTTCTAGTAagtaaaaaaagaaggaaaaagtcCCCACTTGGTTCTTGACGCCATTGTTGTTGTAGCCGAATAAGAACACCTTCAAAGAATAAAAGCAGAAATGTTGGGGAGCAGCTAAATCTCTGGCATTGCTTAATGGGAGAGACTCTAAACAGAAATCCAGATCGAGTCTGGTTTCTTCTTCACTTGTGTCTGATTGCTTTTCCACAAAGTcttcaactttttatttagcAAAATTATTGGTAATGGGCAGAGTGGTCACcctcttcctctcctctttttctttcattttcccggtttcatttttttttcaattaataagaaaacaaaacaatttgatataaaacaaTATGTGAAATGACAGAAAAGACCATGGTGTAAAGTTTTGCATgtattaaaaaaggaaattcaaATAAAGCGGAGTGTGTGTGGACCTAACAAATGTGAATGGACTTTGCTCATAATATGGGTTGAGCAGAAAAATCCCAAATCTCCAGCGATCTGATTTTTACAAGTCTTAAGATCTATTTGGAGTCATCATGTGGGCTGCATGTGCCTttcaatcatttattttatttgttatcaaATACAATAATTCAATCGTACAACTCATTTTTATTCTCAAATGCAATCATTTATTAGTGTGAAAATGTTGGTATTTTGTGCATATCATCATCTATAGAGTCATAGACGCAATTAGGCCTGAGAGGTTTTTGTCATGAAAATGTTGCAATGTggatattattttgtttatcaaATTGAAACCAAGTATAAACCGGTTCTGGTTTGGTTCAAATTGATTCCAGTTTGAATTTGATGTTCTAACAAATTTCTCTTACGAAATAGAAGTCTTAATCAATCTAACTTGGAACTTAGTCGCACGTCAAATTGTCGTTAGTTGAAATTTTGTTCGTTCACTCTCTCGTCGTATCATCTTAGATGAGATTTCTCTTTCCCGTGTAATCAAATTGAAGCTGTTGATGGAAACATTTGTATACATATAGTGAAAAAGAGACTATATACTTTAAAAGTTATATACACAACAAGTATTCCCCAATGTTTCCACTAAATTAAATAGATTACAAGTCATTGCAAAAGCACCACTACATGAAACGATCTTGAGAGTGATTTGATCAAAGACCCAACCAACATATCTGTTCGAACACTAGAACTATTGAGTTGGAAGTCATGTGACCTAGCCAGCTCAACTTCGTCTTGAACCCTAAGCCTAGTTCCTTGTTGACCAACCACACTGGCTGCAATCTTAGTAGCCAAGTGTCCCATTCCCTTCAAGTCAATGACACCTCTCGAGATACCGTACGTATAAGATCCCTGAAGCGTATGCAACTCCAGCACGGCAGCACCACATGTGTCAAGTGACTGTCAACTGGCACTCATATATAGGGATAGAGGAATGTATGTGGCATCTCCTTTTACTGCAATGTAAGATCCCTTGATTCCATCGTTTACCGAAACAAACGGAGCAAAGTGGCTCAAGTATTGTAACGATGATGGCTTCTACAACCTTCACCTCAGAGACGGCTGCTTGAGATGATAACATGAATTTCTGCTATGCttacttatattatatatatatattaaaacagaagttatGATTTCTTTGTGACTTTTTAAATTTGGAGCACTCTTTAGAAAATTGTttcaattaatttatatataaatatttaaattaacttaattattctaaaacaaacaaattaaatagATATTCCTATATTTACTCTGAAATTATatctgaataaaatattttcatatatttttatttacagtaTAAATAGTTATtctattttcattaaaataaaccttttaaatatttaagtagtttcgtgtttatttaaaataattatatatttcatttttcacttaatattttttaatatttagttaatagagtgtttattttaaaattaaatttatatttcattttaactaaacaaaattttaaaatatctaattaattttgtaattataactaaactcatatacaattttgtattatactgtgatattaatttaatataatatttttcaataaaaatttatctttaaccaataaaattttttattttaaaattttgtatcacatgatttgaaatatgttatcactgaaatttaaaataaataaattaaattattgcaTGTGAACTATAAAGTTGttgtgttttaaaatgttatattaaacaattattaCTATGATAAAAGTAcaaataattatgtaaaaatgataattatatgtgtaaatgataattattaattatataaaaatgataaatagtacaattaattatatgcgGTCAAGATatagttattatatttaaacCAACTACTAATCGTATTAAGGATTAGTATCAGTGAGGCCCCAGCAACTTCTGCATGCAGATACTTCCACACTTGGTTCGATTTCAACTGCTTAAATTCGTATGACTAGACAATGTATTTTTTGGGTAATATTTTGGGCTGTTAAAGTAACTGGGCTTCCAACCCCTCTGAACACTACCTAATTATAATTTGGGCTGtatcattttatttctttaaatagaAAGCCAGAGtaccaaagaaaaaataaactaaagagaGACAAAAGTCACAAAACTATAACGAAACTACTGCGATTGCAGCCTCCCCGCCCAAGGGGACCTCTGATTATCAGACTTCTTTGATGCCTATTGATTCCTTTAGCAGGCTCCAGCTTAAGGTGGCTCAGTCATTTCAACTCTTCAAGTGTATAGTGCAAAGTAACACATCATTAGTCTTAGCATTAATCTAGTTCACTAGATTAGTCCTATTATGTTCTACAAgctcttttaactttttttgcGGCTTGTACAACCAAATTAGCTTCTTGAAGCTCTTTGGATTTCAAGTTTCACCACTTGTAATCTTTTTCATTACTAGTTAATGATATTAacattcttagcaaaaaaaaaataacgaaACTAcactataataaaaaaataaactaaagagaGACAAAACTATAATGAAACTACACTATAATACAATGTTTTAAACCCGGATTGTACCTGCGATCGTACCTGGTTGAACCATAACAAGCCATGTCAAAACCCAACTAAAGTCGAACGGTTAAATATCCATATAGAACCATCAAAATGGTTTAAAATGTCTCAAGTTTTCAAGCATAAGGTTGATTCTGGATCGAGGGAagaaattaaaaccaaaaatctaaTACTTCTtcgtataaaaaataaatagtttagttaagaaaaaaaaaacaagtctaGAAGGCAACAACTGTTTCTTAACGACGAAGTGTGTTGCTGAGTTAACGCAAATGTGTATAGATGCGTGCGTATAACGCGGTTGTTTTGTCTTGTTAAAGACGTCTATATAAAGCGTCCTACTTTCACACAAGTCAATCCACTAGAgcctcaaaaacaaaaacaaaaaccaaaaatcagAGACTTTCaagatccttcttcttctctacaaATCACTCACTCCAGCAAGTCTTCCAGTTACAATCGATCATGATCTCTGTCGCAATCATCGCTGAGTTACTAGTGAAGTACACTGCTGCTCTCGCTGAACTCGCCGCTGGGATTCTTCCGAGACGTCAAGACGACGGCAACGTCGTAAGGGTTGGAGGTTTCATTTTGCCTTCTCATTCTCCGTCTAGTACTAATCGGTCGTCTCCAATACCAGACTCTTCTTCTCATTTCATTAATTTCTGATTTGTGACGACTCTTTAGAGTGTTTGTCAgtcatctttcttttttaacCTAATAATAGTGACGGCTGATGTTTTACCCTTGAGTGTCTCGATGCCTCTTATCCTCTGTATGAGAAATATATAATggagattttaatgattttgattACTTGTGTGTGAAGTGCTTCAAATTTTTATGAGGTCAAAAGAATGTGAAACATTTCTAAACTAAGAAAGATTATAGCTTTATTGAAATGTGAAAGGAACAACCGTCTTCACCGTAACATCCACCGATCGATCGTCGGATTCAATCCAGAGAGGAATAGAGTTGACTATAAAAAACTCGCATCTACACATCATCATACTCCTTACTTCGAATGGGCTTTCAGCAGGCCTTTGTTATTTTCTTCAACCCTAGGAAGGGTAACAATGTTAGCCCTTTAGTTATCCTCTTTGGGTTTCTCTTTACGTCTTCAGGTTAGAAGTTGATATGGGTTTGGTTTTTTCCTAAGGTTGTAATGCTACACCTTTGctccatttaaatatataccatCAAagtttcaggaaaaaaaaaaaaagatagctCATTGAGCTTTATTTAAGTGAAAGAACAAGAAACGAAATAACACAAAGTTGCCTTCACTAAATAGAACGTTTGATATCATAAATAGAGTTTGAAGAGATAGAGATCGAGAGCTAAAGCTAGAATATGGtcttgattggtagagcattagTATTAGCATTATGCTCTACATTATCTAAtcaatttttgttaaaataacatttagaaaagcatttactaaatgctaatactctccaaatgctctctagcaaatgctctcatatgaagcttttggaagagcatttgtatttacaatttataaatttaataaataaatataattagttcatttatttaatttaataatatcataaaattatttttatatccataaaatgaaattttgatttcaaaaataaatatacaataataattttttttctaaaaatagtatttcacatttaaaatataacttaattatctaaattatattatattttaaatacgaaagattatttttaaaaaatagatattttaattgtaaagttttgtttttaaaataaaattttcaatataaacataatttttgaaattagtaaataaaataattaattatatctcttttatatattaatgtataaaataaaaggaTAAATTATAGTGATAATTTTGTTtgataatattcaaattattttatatccaaaaaaattatatttaaaaaaatatacatttattttttaaataatagtatttcacatttaaaatctaatttaatttatgttatttaatttcTTAAGAGATTTCGACGGCGACTAGAGCGATTTAGGGTTTTCGGATGAGAGCGCGATGGTGGGATCCGGGGATTGCGAAAGGAGATCGTCATGTTATGGGGTTTGGCAATTCAAGGGATCTTAGGGGTTTTAATCGGGGAGATTCCCAGAATCTCTACGGGATGGTTCGAATCGATTGGAGTCGGGGGAAGAATCCCAAATGGAGATTGGATATGGCGGCATTTATGGGTGATACGATTTTGATTCTGATGGGATCGTATGGATATCAAGGTATGATATTGGGGATCTTTTATCTTTCATATTTGGGAAGTCTTCTGGTCTGGTTCTATCGATATGTCTGGGAGACTATCAATCAAGGATcacaaaatcatttcttttctGGATTTGATAGTGGGGGGATTCGATATCAAAATTTAGCTATTGATAATGATTCTTTGTGGGGTGACATTTTTGGAAATAGAGAACGATATATAATGTTCATCTTTCTGTGGCTGAGGAGTATCGATTATCACAGTTTACGTTCTCATACTTTATTTTATTGCAAAGGTTTAAAGGTTCTTTGGTTAACAATGACACAGGGTCAATTGTTGGGATCCATGGGGGAATCAAGGAGTGGTGAAGGAACCCGTAAGAGGCTTAAGATTTCAGTACCTCATTTTGACAACTCCGCTTTGATCAAGTCATGCTCCAAGATGTTGATTGGCCGTTGTATGAATCCAGAGAAACAAGAGATGAAAGCTTTACTTACTAAGCTTCCCAAGATATGGAATCTGGAGGATAAGGTGGTCGGAACGGATTTGGGATTGGGGAAGTTCCAGTTTGAGTttgaaaaggaagaagacatTGAAGGGGTTCTCAAGCATCAACCATATCATTTTGATTATTGGATGATTGCCTTGGGAAAGTGGCAACCTAAGAAGTCACTTCACTACCCATCGGAAATTCCTTGGGAAAGTGGCAGTCTATGTCATGGTGAGGAGAACTGTCCAACAGTTAGGGGTGCCCAACAGAATCGGGTGAAGCAAACAGAGAACCGAGGAGGAAATGGAGGATGGCACGAGGCCGGAACACATGATGAGAGAGCCCGAAGTTATAAAGGGGTGGTCATTAATGGGAATGGAGGCCATTAAAACCGAGAGAGGGAATCAAGGGATTACTATGGCAAAGGCAAAGGGAAAATGGTGGAGGATGCTGCTTCAAAGTGGGTGCGAGTTGCAGACAGAGGAGGCAAGAGAGGATCTGGTTACAAAGGAAATCACAAGGGTGAAGGCGAGATGGCACGTTATCAAACAGAGCGATCGGAAAATAAAAGATTCCATGAACAGACTAGCGTTGGTCCAGGTCGTGCTGGAGAGCAACAACACCGAGTGTGTTTACAGGAGGACACAAGGGAGGAGGGTGAGATCACGACTGTGGGGATGATCATTTGCTGCCTCCGTCGAAGGGCTTCCAAGACCAGCTGGAGGCAACACAAGCGACGGGCACAGCGGTGGTGTCGGACCCAATTGATGCGGAGAAAGGGATTCAACAACTACAAGGGTTAATGGCAAATCAGGTGACACTGGGAGATGAGGATGTGATGGATTGGGATGAGATTAGAGCATCGTGCAAGGAACAGGGACTTGATTTGGAAACTGCAGATGATCTTCCAGACCTTTCGGCAGAGGAGATAGCCGAGATGAATCTCTTATTGGAGACAGAGGCAACAGACACGAAGACAGAGGAACTACAGGTGCAAGCGGGTGGTAAGGGACCTTTACTTGAGGCGGAAGCAAAGAAGGAAACTACCAAGAAGAAACCTTTAAAGCCTCCAACCAGTACTGCAGCGAGCAACAAGTTGCGGATTGCAAAGGCTTTAGCTTCTCCACGCAAGAGAGCTCCGGCAAAGGTAGGTACTCGAACATGAGATAGCAGGAACCCAATGGAGAATCAGGTTGCCTCAAACCTACCACCTGATAATCACAAGAATTAATTTTATGGGTCAAGttgttttcaatttatttttaataaaacaggAAGTGGTTTCTGTGGTGGGTGGTGGTTTAATAAGTTCTATGAACATTAGCTGGTCTCTTTGGATTTTTCGTAAGTCTGTTGTGGGTTTTAGGATGGTTACATCCTATGGGTTTGTAGGCTCTTTTATTGTTTTTGCCATCATAATGAATAAATTGCATTTTTGGAGTTCTGGTTGGAATGGGACATTTCTTTGGCTCTGCTCTGGAACTATAACAGTGACACACAAGAACAATGGCTACTAAGCAGAGCACAGTATTCATATTCGTCTGTTAGGATGTATGTAACTATCTTTAGGGTAGACAATATCTGGTTCGACATGAGCTGTTCCCCTATTGGAGCAACTCTCATTTGGTTGCATTATTTGCTTTGGGTTTTATGGAATGTTGTTACAAAAAACGTCGGGAGTGTACATTATATGATATTGAATTTGGTCTCATTAAACCAAAATCAGTACAACCGATGGAACAGGCTATGTAGAGTCTCGGTCTCTACAAGTCAGAGATCAAAAGAAGGCTCTTTGGTTTTGAAGAAGACCCTATGTTCCTTAGCTATGGTTACAACGAGGCATAGGAGGTTGATAAAGAGGACAAGGCAATTAATTAATCAGCTGTACAAGAAGTTGGGATGGTGGCTTCATCTTATTGGATGCACTTTAGCTTTTGACCCTTTAAATTATGCGAATTTTGTCTTCTGGCGGGACCTTTTGCCCGGTAATGGGATTTGGAAAGGGGAGTTATTTTACGAAATTAAAAGGGTATTGGACTTTCGACGGATACAAGTTAGTATCGGCAGTGACCAGATGATTATAAACCTTTCAATGTTTCAAAAGCAATGTCAACATCTGGTTGAAGTTAACGGGCCACATCAAGTCCATTTGTTCATGGCTCCAATGAGCGTGTTAAAAAATTTTTTATGAAGGTTCTCAGCTGAAATTGTAGAGGCATGGGAAGTAAGTGGACAATTAGCTATCTACGGGAGATATGGCACCAATATAGaccagattttctttttttatcagaaACAAAGCAAGATTTTGCCTTTGTTCAAGGATTTCAATCGCATTTTGGATATGATAATTTAATAACGGTAGACCCAAATGGAACAAGCGGAGGGCTAGCCTTATATTACAACAATGAGTATCAAGTCAATGTGCTATACTCGAATAATAGGATGATAGATATCCAGGCGGAGGCTCTGGGAAAAAAGATCTTTATGACATTTGTATACGGAGAGCCAGTCCAGAAACTAAGAGACCAAGTCTGGGAGAGGCTAACTAGATATGGCATTGCACGAGACGACCCTTGGTTTATTATTGGAGATTTAAATGAAATCACTGGGAACCATGAAAAAGAAGGTGGCCCGTTACGGAATTCGGAAACTTTcgtatcatttaataatatgatcCGTAATAGTGGTCTTTTGGAATTCCAGGCAAAAGGGAACAAATTATCTTGGCAAAGAAGGAGGAAAGTAAATGGGAAAGCGACAATGATTAGATGTAGATTGGATAGAGCTTTAGCAAACGAAGAATGGCACACAATGTTTCCACAATCGTACACAGAATATTTGAAAATGGTGGGCTCGGATCATCAACCAATAGTGGCTTTCCTAGAGGATAAAGTTACTAGACGTAAGGGACAATTTCGATTTGATAAAAGATGGATAGGCAAGGATGGTTTTTTGGAATCCATTGCTAGGGGATGGACAAAGGAAGGGAGGAACACAACTGGCAACGTTGGGGATATTGTGTCAAAGATTACAAATTGCCGACACGAACTTTCAACTTGGCGCAAGAACAACCCACCATATGGAAAAGAGAAAATAGCAGAATTGCAACAGGCTTTGGAGGAGGTACAGACCGATGATAATCGATCCCAAGAGGATATTTTGGAAGTGTCTCGGAAACTTCAAGAGGCTTATAAAGACGAGGAGGAATATTGGCAACAGAAAAGTAGGAATACGTGGAATACGGCGGGCGATCGCAGTACAAAATTCTTTCATGCCTTGACGAAACAGCGACGAACTCGTAATCGGCTAGTAGGGTTATACGATACAAATGGAAACTGGGTGTTTAAAGAGGAAGGGATTGAGAAGGTTGCCGTGGATTATTTTGATGATCTTTTTACTACTACGTCGCCTAGCGAATTTGATGATTTTCTGGCCGAGATTACACCAACCATATCTCAACAAACGAATCAAAGGCTGATAAGGATAGCCACAGAGGAAGAGGTGCGACAAGCGCTGTTCATGATGCATCCAGAAAAGGCACCGGGGCCAGATGGAATGACGACACTTTTTTTCCAACATTCTTGGCACATTATCAAAAAAGATATAGTGGAAATGGTTAATAATTTCCTGACCACATGCAAATTGGATGAGAGGCtaaatgttacaaatatttgtttgatTCCAAAGACGGAGAGACCGACAAGGATGACAGAACTT from Raphanus sativus cultivar WK10039 chromosome 8, ASM80110v3, whole genome shotgun sequence includes:
- the LOC108821434 gene encoding uncharacterized protein LOC108821434, coding for MISVAIIAELLVKYTAALAELAAGILPRRQDDGNVVRVGGFILPSHSPSSTNRSSPIPDSSSHFINF